One window from the genome of Clostridiales bacterium encodes:
- a CDS encoding response regulator, which produces MLKTKIRDGIIIAVCVVAVVITAVLYSLFASSHIFIESKEHLEEVYSQVRATFSEKVVGHHDFLDSWEDYIDETVNILNGDDADAAKQRESELVGFVENQWKNIWGYTHFYFIGTETIDESSEQSYKRLVNCKNVYGETVQFRIRRSLEELLSEDKGGVVGTREDYGEEGGNYMLFASRVDKTNTYKGFEYSAIGISFDAQAILNLLTLEAFNETGQFFIALSDGGTLLQTDPDHTVGGNILDHLAELSLSKDELEKIRLDWDGANGKEQKSDTLLITEEGEEYYFSYMPIGFGEWMLVGLVPSAGVNGSLSRFRTVTIAVMALIFVTVAACIAFILIMNGRRRVREKSFEVKSREDLLGVFTGKTNDVIALFSTDTFACEYVSSNVKKVFGIDKSRVLTDVRVLLDAIDGEKRPFTAEVLKAMPNGDTWEAELSMVNAETGVKSWYHLALYRSIHGDSDNCILFLGDRTKDRQMRESLEEALELAKNANEAKSHFLSNMSHDIRTPMNAIIGYSTLLAKDAANVERVREYTKKITYSGQHLLSLINDILDMSKIESGKTSLNIEQFGMPEFIEELYSMMSAQAAAKKQTFSVHTKGAIPEYVLGDKMRLNQIMLNILSNAIKYTYEKGTVTLCVELMKESVHNHAHLRFSVADTGIGMSEDYVKSIFDPFSREANAETKSIQGTGLGMAITKNIVDLMGGTISVESELGKGSTFTVELELAVTDAPPAEEDFWQHHNVKRVLVVDDEEDVCMDIKELMEDTGVDIRYRLSGKSAIDAVAQSVESGEEYSIVLLDWKMHDMDGVETARRIRELAGKALPIMVLTSYNFEDIEEEAKAAGVDLFLPKPFFVSTFRRAVTKIRIDGAMPEVKPVPSPARDELSIAGLNVLAAEDNEINAEILCELLDAEGVTCDIAVNGKEAFEMFVASKPNQYDLIFMDVQMPVMNGYEATRAIRACEHSRAATIPIFAMTANAFDDDVKAALDAGMNAHIAKPIDMNRVKQVVCNHLNKAKKPKNSGKGKK; this is translated from the coding sequence ATGCTTAAAACGAAAATTCGCGACGGAATAATCATTGCGGTATGCGTAGTGGCGGTCGTTATCACGGCTGTACTGTATTCGCTGTTTGCTTCGAGCCACATTTTCATCGAGAGCAAAGAGCACTTGGAGGAGGTATACAGTCAGGTACGCGCGACATTCTCCGAAAAAGTGGTCGGGCACCACGATTTCCTGGACAGCTGGGAAGACTACATAGACGAAACGGTTAACATTCTCAACGGCGACGACGCGGACGCCGCAAAACAACGCGAGAGCGAACTGGTCGGCTTCGTAGAGAACCAATGGAAAAACATTTGGGGCTATACGCACTTTTACTTTATAGGCACGGAGACGATCGACGAGTCATCAGAGCAGAGCTACAAGCGGCTTGTTAATTGCAAAAACGTTTACGGCGAGACCGTGCAGTTCCGCATCCGCCGCAGTCTCGAAGAGCTGCTGAGCGAGGACAAGGGCGGCGTAGTAGGTACGCGCGAGGACTACGGCGAGGAGGGTGGCAATTATATGCTGTTCGCTTCGCGCGTTGATAAGACTAACACGTACAAGGGCTTCGAATACTCGGCGATAGGTATTTCGTTCGACGCCCAAGCGATACTTAACCTTTTGACTCTCGAAGCGTTCAACGAAACCGGGCAGTTCTTCATAGCCCTGTCCGACGGCGGAACGCTGTTGCAGACCGATCCCGATCATACCGTAGGCGGTAACATACTCGACCACCTTGCCGAGCTCTCACTGTCGAAGGACGAGCTCGAAAAAATCAGGCTCGACTGGGACGGCGCGAACGGCAAGGAGCAAAAGAGCGATACCTTACTCATAACCGAGGAAGGCGAGGAATATTATTTCTCGTATATGCCTATCGGGTTCGGCGAGTGGATGCTCGTAGGGCTCGTGCCGAGCGCCGGGGTCAACGGCAGTCTGAGCCGATTCAGGACGGTCACCATTGCCGTCATGGCGCTGATCTTCGTTACCGTTGCGGCGTGCATTGCGTTCATACTCATCATGAACGGACGCAGGCGCGTTCGGGAAAAATCGTTCGAGGTCAAGTCGCGCGAGGATCTTCTCGGCGTATTCACGGGCAAGACTAACGACGTGATAGCGCTTTTCTCCACCGACACGTTCGCTTGCGAATACGTCAGCTCCAACGTGAAAAAAGTGTTCGGCATAGACAAATCGAGAGTGCTAACCGACGTTCGTGTGCTACTGGACGCGATAGACGGCGAGAAGCGCCCGTTTACCGCCGAGGTGCTCAAAGCTATGCCCAACGGCGATACCTGGGAAGCCGAGCTGTCCATGGTGAATGCCGAGACGGGCGTTAAGTCCTGGTACCATTTGGCGCTTTACCGTTCGATACACGGCGACAGCGACAACTGCATACTTTTCCTCGGCGACCGCACCAAGGATAGGCAAATGCGCGAGAGCTTGGAGGAAGCGCTCGAACTCGCCAAGAACGCCAACGAGGCGAAGAGCCATTTCCTGTCCAATATGTCGCATGACATCCGCACGCCCATGAACGCGATAATAGGCTATTCGACCTTGCTCGCCAAGGACGCCGCCAACGTCGAGCGCGTGCGCGAGTATACCAAAAAGATAACGTACTCCGGTCAGCATCTTTTGTCGCTCATAAACGACATTCTCGACATGAGCAAAATCGAGAGCGGCAAGACCTCGCTTAATATAGAGCAGTTCGGTATGCCCGAGTTTATCGAGGAGCTGTACTCCATGATGAGCGCGCAGGCGGCAGCGAAGAAGCAAACGTTCAGCGTGCATACCAAGGGCGCGATCCCCGAATACGTTCTCGGCGACAAGATGCGGCTCAACCAGATCATGCTCAATATCCTGTCCAATGCGATCAAGTACACGTACGAGAAGGGTACGGTCACGCTCTGCGTAGAGCTCATGAAGGAATCGGTACATAACCACGCGCACCTGCGGTTCTCGGTCGCCGATACGGGTATCGGTATGAGCGAGGACTACGTCAAGAGCATATTCGATCCGTTCAGCCGCGAAGCCAACGCCGAGACCAAGAGCATACAGGGCACGGGGCTTGGCATGGCTATCACCAAGAACATAGTCGATCTCATGGGCGGGACCATATCGGTCGAGAGCGAGCTCGGCAAGGGCAGTACGTTTACCGTCGAGCTCGAACTTGCCGTCACTGACGCTCCGCCCGCCGAGGAAGATTTTTGGCAGCACCACAACGTCAAACGCGTGCTCGTCGTCGACGACGAGGAAGACGTGTGCATGGATATCAAAGAGCTCATGGAAGACACCGGCGTGGATATTCGGTATCGGCTTTCTGGCAAGTCCGCCATAGACGCGGTCGCGCAATCGGTGGAGAGCGGCGAGGAGTACAGCATAGTTCTGCTCGATTGGAAGATGCACGATATGGACGGCGTGGAAACGGCGCGGCGTATTCGCGAGCTGGCGGGCAAAGCCCTGCCTATCATGGTGCTCACGTCGTACAACTTCGAGGATATAGAGGAAGAAGCGAAGGCGGCGGGAGTCGACCTGTTCCTGCCCAAACCGTTCTTCGTATCCACGTTCCGCCGCGCGGTGACCAAGATCCGCATCGACGGAGCAATGCCCGAGGTCAAGCCTGTGCCGTCGCCCGCGCGTGACGAGCTGTCGATAGCCGGGCTCAACGTGCTTGCCGCCGAGGACAACGAGATAAACGCCGAGATTCTCTGCGAACTGCTCGACGCCGAGGGCGTTACCTGCGATATTGCCGTCAACGGCAAGGAAGCGTTCGAAATGTTCGTAGCTTCCAAGCCTAATCAGTACGACCTAATATTCATGGACGTGCAAATGCCCGTCATGAACGGTTACGAAGCAACGCGCGCCATACGAGCCTGTGAACACAGCCGCGCGGCAACAATACCGATCTTTGCTATGACCGCTAATGCGTTCGACGACGACGTAAAGGCGGCGCTCGACGCGGGCATGAACGCGCACATCGCAAAGCCCATCGACATGAACAGGGTCAAGCAGGTGGTATGTAACCATTTGAATAAAGCTAAAAAGCCTAAGAATTCCGGAAAGGGCAAAAAGTAA
- a CDS encoding diguanylate cyclase: MSDSKLQKDGAKKKILIVDDSELNRALLGDMLSDDFDIIEAENGMQAVLILQEHELEISLMLLDIVMPDMDGFDVLAMMNNKGWIKTIPVIMISAETSSAYIDRAYNLGAVEYISRPFDERTVKHRVMSNFMLAHKRKELADMLSTQVYEKERDNRLMVEILSHIVEFRNGESGLHILHVSTFTEMILKHLLTITDKYKLTQRDINTIVNASALHDIGKMSVPEEVLNKPGRLTKEEFEIMKGHTVAGDKMLKEIPYRQNEELIKVACEICRWHHERYNGNGYPDRLKGDEIPISAQVVALADVYDALTSKRVYKDSYSHEQAVQMIMNGECGAFNPLILQCLNEIQAQLKKELKEMSLGRRIDKSINQSVEQMLKSSGSDVSERTVRLLEHERMKFRFFSELSREVLFEYTAEPEMITLLEWGADYLGLPQKIVNPSESEFGNVVFSRVDYSRLMTRMRESSPENHTFEEKFLLNINNVRKWNKIIIRTMWSDDEPPTFEGAFGKLVDINEEIEEIQQLEKIADHDSLTELLNHEAAKRIIARKLANAGDKKYALLFFDLDNLKKANDVYGHLFGNKLITTVADRMKTNTRKSDVCARMGGDEFIIFMEYKEGLEHQVKRIFNCLTQPIDDFDVSVSMGIALADHYCGDYDTLFHMADQAAYAVKYSGKNAYRFYTPDTDSVIKTEGDKPRD; this comes from the coding sequence ATGTCAGATTCCAAATTGCAAAAGGACGGAGCAAAAAAGAAAATACTCATCGTCGACGACAGCGAGCTTAACCGCGCGCTTCTCGGTGATATGCTGTCCGACGACTTCGATATAATCGAGGCGGAAAACGGTATGCAGGCGGTGCTCATTCTTCAAGAACACGAGCTCGAAATTTCGCTCATGCTACTCGATATCGTCATGCCCGACATGGACGGGTTCGACGTTCTTGCCATGATGAACAACAAGGGCTGGATCAAGACCATACCGGTCATCATGATCTCCGCCGAAACGAGCTCTGCGTACATAGATCGGGCGTACAACCTCGGCGCCGTCGAGTACATAAGCAGACCCTTCGACGAGCGTACAGTCAAGCACCGCGTTATGAGCAACTTCATGCTCGCGCACAAGCGGAAAGAGCTTGCCGATATGCTGTCCACGCAGGTGTACGAGAAAGAACGCGATAACAGGCTTATGGTCGAGATACTGTCGCACATAGTCGAGTTCCGTAACGGCGAGAGCGGCTTGCATATCCTGCACGTCAGCACTTTCACCGAGATGATACTCAAACATCTCTTGACGATAACCGATAAATACAAGCTCACGCAGCGTGATATTAACACTATCGTCAACGCGTCGGCGCTACACGACATAGGCAAAATGTCTGTGCCCGAGGAAGTCCTTAACAAGCCCGGCAGGCTCACCAAGGAAGAATTCGAGATAATGAAAGGCCACACGGTGGCGGGCGACAAAATGCTCAAAGAGATCCCGTACCGCCAGAACGAGGAGCTTATCAAGGTCGCGTGCGAGATCTGCCGCTGGCACCACGAGCGCTACAACGGCAACGGCTATCCCGACAGGCTCAAAGGCGACGAGATCCCCATTTCGGCGCAGGTCGTGGCGCTTGCCGACGTTTACGACGCGCTAACAAGCAAGCGCGTGTACAAGGACAGTTACAGCCACGAACAGGCCGTTCAAATGATAATGAACGGCGAGTGCGGCGCGTTTAATCCGCTCATTCTCCAATGCCTTAACGAGATACAGGCTCAGCTCAAAAAAGAGCTTAAAGAAATGTCGCTCGGGCGCAGGATCGATAAAAGCATCAACCAGAGCGTCGAGCAAATGCTCAAAAGCTCGGGCTCAGACGTATCAGAGCGCACCGTGAGGCTGCTCGAACACGAGCGCATGAAGTTCAGGTTCTTCTCCGAGCTGTCGCGCGAGGTGTTGTTCGAATACACCGCAGAGCCCGAAATGATAACGCTTTTGGAGTGGGGCGCGGACTACCTCGGCTTGCCGCAAAAGATAGTCAATCCCTCTGAGAGCGAGTTCGGCAACGTGGTATTCAGCAGAGTAGACTACTCGCGGCTCATGACGCGTATGCGCGAGTCCTCGCCCGAAAATCATACGTTTGAAGAGAAATTCCTCTTGAATATCAACAACGTACGCAAGTGGAACAAAATCATTATCAGAACGATGTGGAGCGATGACGAGCCGCCTACGTTCGAGGGCGCGTTCGGTAAGCTGGTAGACATCAACGAGGAGATAGAGGAGATCCAGCAGCTCGAAAAGATCGCCGATCACGACTCGCTTACCGAGCTACTCAATCACGAGGCGGCTAAGCGCATAATCGCAAGAAAGCTTGCCAACGCGGGCGACAAGAAGTACGCGCTGTTGTTCTTCGATCTCGATAATCTCAAAAAGGCAAACGACGTTTATGGACATCTGTTCGGCAATAAGCTCATTACGACCGTCGCCGACAGAATGAAAACCAACACGCGTAAGTCCGACGTTTGCGCGCGTATGGGCGGCGACGAGTTCATAATTTTCATGGAGTATAAGGAAGGCTTGGAGCATCAGGTCAAACGTATATTCAATTGTTTGACTCAGCCGATAGACGACTTCGATGTAAGCGTCAGCATGGGTATCGCGCTTGCCGACCATTACTGCGGCGATTACGACACGCTGTTCCACATGGCGGACCAAGCGGCGTACGCGGTCAAGTACAGCGGCAAGAACGCGTATCGATTCTACACGCCCGACACCGACTCCGTTATCAAGACCGAGGGCGACAAACCTCGCGATTAG
- a CDS encoding Hpt domain-containing protein: protein MTVQECYAKMGGDYDDVMSRLRADDRVKRFLLKVADDKSFALLTDMLAQKNVEEAFRAAHTLKGVSSNLSITRLYQSACEMTEALRGKTEYSPEFETIYQKVKADYELAIEAIKAID, encoded by the coding sequence ATGACAGTACAAGAATGCTATGCAAAAATGGGCGGCGATTACGACGACGTAATGAGCAGGCTCCGTGCCGACGATAGGGTAAAACGTTTTTTGCTCAAAGTCGCAGACGATAAAAGCTTCGCGCTTCTCACAGATATGCTCGCGCAAAAGAACGTCGAGGAAGCGTTCCGAGCCGCGCACACGCTTAAAGGCGTCAGCTCCAACCTTTCGATCACGCGCCTTTACCAATCGGCGTGCGAAATGACCGAAGCGCTCAGGGGCAAGACCGAGTACAGCCCCGAGTTCGAGACCATTTACCAAAAGGTCAAAGCCGATTACGAGCTCGCGATCGAAGCGATAAAAGCGATAGACTAA
- the mscL gene encoding large conductance mechanosensitive channel protein MscL, with protein MKKLLQEFKTFITRGNVIDLAVGMIIGAAFTAIVSALVNGIFTPLINAIPMGDMHGLITVLKAVYTLDADGNQILDLAASVYINWGEFIMAIINFLITAIVLFLIIKVINTVREGGKKLQGVKISKEQKAELKAQGMNRKQMQEYVIKQQAEEAARAAAEAEANKPETTEQILSEIRELLKALQANNNK; from the coding sequence ATGAAAAAGCTTTTGCAGGAATTCAAAACGTTCATCACCCGCGGCAACGTTATCGATCTCGCCGTAGGTATGATTATCGGTGCGGCGTTCACGGCTATCGTAAGCGCGCTCGTCAATGGCATATTCACGCCACTCATCAACGCTATACCGATGGGCGATATGCACGGGCTTATAACCGTGCTTAAGGCGGTGTACACGCTCGATGCGGACGGCAATCAAATTCTTGACCTTGCCGCGTCCGTATATATCAACTGGGGCGAGTTCATTATGGCGATAATCAACTTCCTTATCACCGCGATCGTTCTCTTCCTTATCATCAAGGTTATCAATACCGTGCGCGAAGGCGGCAAAAAGCTCCAAGGCGTTAAGATCAGCAAAGAGCAAAAGGCCGAGCTTAAAGCGCAGGGCATGAACCGCAAACAAATGCAGGAATACGTTATCAAGCAGCAGGCGGAAGAGGCCGCTCGCGCCGCCGCAGAAGCGGAAGCGAACAAGCCCGAAACCACCGAGCAGATCCTCAGCGAGATCCGCGAGCTTCTTAAAGCGTTGCAAGCCAATAATAATAAATAA
- a CDS encoding GNAT family N-acetyltransferase, with protein MFEAAGEPWESDVTKLALKKENTLFFVAYIDGRPVGMTRAHTNDGVCRIDYLLVATKHRRKGVGRAIIRSFTAYCKENKIENCFLWPDGESAERIYHEAGFRLIEVKTADRAVYKR; from the coding sequence ATATTTGAGGCTGCAGGCGAGCCGTGGGAAAGTGACGTTACAAAGCTGGCTCTCAAAAAAGAAAATACGCTATTCTTCGTGGCTTATATAGACGGTCGTCCTGTCGGTATGACACGAGCGCACACAAATGACGGAGTATGCAGAATCGACTATCTTCTCGTGGCAACAAAGCACCGCAGGAAAGGCGTAGGGCGCGCTATCATACGTTCTTTCACAGCATATTGTAAGGAGAATAAAATCGAAAACTGTTTTTTGTGGCCCGACGGCGAATCCGCAGAGCGTATCTATCATGAGGCGGGTTTCCGATTGATTGAAGTGAAAACGGCCGATCGCGCAGTATATAAAAGATAA
- a CDS encoding serine/threonine protein kinase, producing the protein MARIRTNKNICLYCFGDLDSDRVCTNCHHKADDTPSSPHHLPQRTVIGTQNRYLVGKALGEGGFGITYLAWDLQQGIKVALKEYFPSGYVTRVAGSNQVIINSKQNQAASNRGLKRFVEEARALAKIKNLAGVVNVRDFFSANGTAYIVMEFLDGVSLKKYLQRRGGKVSVDEVLTIMRPVMESLTQVHKIGLIHRDISPDNILITKYNEVKLIDFGAAKYSNLDGRSMSIVLKQGFAPPEQYETHGEQGPWTDVYALGVTIYYAITGTLPPESIRVMMGKEAIKRPSEMGIAIDSGVENALMKCLAVDKKKRYQDVQSMINGLYNPRAPRKTVASVTTPTAPTPKRAALPRTGAGTPITADQPQEQPSRTVKVTASRSSVTASRQSITASRKPLSNTDAQADAEEKPAATAKATAKANTEKPAAQATAKTPAEPKAASTAKATAATAKGTTPAAKSAATAKATTPAAKPAATAKATTPAAKPAATAKATTPAAKPTATAKATTPAAKPATTAKATTPAAKPATTAKATTPAAKPATTAKATTPAAKSAATAKATTPTAKPATTAKATTPAAKPAATAKATTPAAKPATTAKVTTPAEKPATTAKATTSTAKPAATAKATTPTAKTSTASAKPVETAKTEPAPTKVETPKQSTELDHTEEKPKKLGFFARLFKKQ; encoded by the coding sequence ATGGCAAGAATTCGCACCAATAAGAATATCTGCTTATACTGCTTCGGCGATCTCGATTCGGACAGGGTTTGCACCAACTGCCATCACAAGGCGGACGACACCCCGTCCTCTCCCCATCACCTGCCGCAGCGCACCGTTATCGGCACGCAAAACCGTTATCTCGTCGGCAAGGCGCTCGGCGAAGGCGGCTTCGGTATCACCTACCTCGCTTGGGATCTCCAACAAGGCATTAAGGTGGCGCTCAAAGAGTATTTCCCGAGCGGCTACGTTACGCGCGTTGCGGGCAGTAATCAGGTTATAATCAACTCCAAGCAGAACCAAGCGGCAAGCAACCGCGGACTTAAACGGTTCGTCGAGGAAGCGCGCGCGCTCGCTAAGATCAAAAACCTCGCAGGCGTGGTCAACGTCCGCGACTTCTTCTCGGCGAACGGCACGGCGTATATCGTCATGGAATTCCTCGACGGCGTATCGCTCAAAAAATACCTACAACGCCGCGGCGGAAAGGTGTCGGTCGACGAAGTGCTCACCATCATGCGCCCAGTCATGGAGAGTTTGACTCAGGTACACAAGATAGGGCTCATCCACCGCGACATTTCGCCCGACAACATTTTAATTACCAAGTATAATGAAGTAAAGCTCATCGACTTCGGCGCCGCCAAGTATTCCAACCTCGACGGCAGGTCGATGTCCATAGTCTTAAAGCAAGGCTTCGCCCCGCCCGAACAGTACGAAACGCACGGCGAGCAAGGTCCGTGGACTGACGTGTACGCGCTCGGCGTAACTATCTACTACGCGATAACCGGCACGCTCCCGCCCGAAAGCATACGCGTAATGATGGGTAAGGAAGCGATCAAACGCCCGTCTGAAATGGGCATAGCGATCGACAGCGGCGTGGAGAACGCGCTCATGAAATGCCTTGCCGTAGATAAGAAAAAGCGGTACCAGGACGTTCAGAGCATGATAAACGGGCTGTACAACCCGCGCGCCCCACGCAAAACGGTGGCGAGCGTCACGACCCCGACCGCGCCTACCCCTAAACGCGCCGCACTGCCCCGCACGGGCGCAGGCACGCCTATCACGGCAGACCAACCGCAAGAGCAGCCCTCGCGCACCGTTAAAGTCACCGCATCGCGCAGCTCCGTAACGGCGAGCCGCCAATCGATAACGGCTTCGCGCAAACCGCTGAGCAATACCGACGCCCAAGCGGACGCAGAAGAAAAACCCGCGGCGACCGCCAAGGCTACGGCTAAGGCGAATACGGAAAAGCCCGCCGCGCAAGCGACCGCCAAAACCCCTGCCGAACCGAAAGCCGCTTCCACCGCGAAAGCGACGGCGGCAACAGCGAAGGGCACTACCCCTGCGGCGAAATCTGCGGCAACGGCTAAGGCAACAACACCCGCAGCGAAACCTGCGGCGACCGCGAAAGCTACTACCCCCGCTGCAAAACCCGCGGCAACCGCTAAGGCAACAACACCCGCAGCGAAACCTACGGCAACTGCTAAGGCAACTACCCCTGCGGCGAAACCCGCAACGACTGCTAAGGCAACTACCCCTGCGGCGAAACCCGCAACGACTGCTAAGGCAACTACCCCCGCGGCAAAGCCTGCGACTACAGCTAAGGCTACTACTCCTGCGGCGAAATCTGCGGCAACCGCTAAGGCAACTACGCCTACTGCAAAACCCGCGACGACAGCGAAAGCCACTACTCCCGCAGCAAAACCAGCCGCAACAGCGAAAGCCACAACTCCCGCTGCAAAACCTGCTACGACAGCTAAGGTAACAACACCCGCGGAGAAACCCGCTACGACGGCTAAAGCAACTACTTCGACTGCGAAGCCTGCGGCGACCGCGAAAGCGACTACCCCCACAGCAAAAACTTCGACAGCGAGCGCCAAACCTGTCGAAACTGCAAAAACAGAGCCTGCGCCGACCAAGGTCGAAACGCCTAAGCAGTCGACTGAGCTCGATCACACCGAAGAAAAGCCCAAAAAGCTCGGGTTCTTCGCAAGGCTGTTCAAAAAACAATAA
- a CDS encoding serine/threonine-protein phosphatase gives MKIVTSALCKQGGREYNQDYLDLFVDEAGACLVVCDGLGSYYGSEVASRICATQIIEAYKKIREVDPERAVKPEFCQSFIQAAHNCVIDEKERNPKIRSSCTTVACVTTDYNNTVISHIGDTRVYLFKNNKLHFQTKDHSLSQISVEMGRIPLRDIRSDKDQNKLTRVLGSDYYIPPDCDIYSSPLAVHDAFILCTDGFWEYVYEEEMEEDLASSATPDEALAKMERRLLSRVTKFNDNYTAIIAMVIED, from the coding sequence ATGAAAATTGTAACAAGCGCATTGTGTAAGCAAGGCGGCCGCGAATATAATCAGGACTACCTCGACCTTTTCGTCGACGAGGCGGGCGCGTGCCTTGTCGTTTGCGACGGGCTGGGCTCGTACTACGGCAGCGAGGTGGCAAGCCGCATTTGCGCTACCCAAATAATCGAAGCGTACAAAAAGATACGCGAGGTCGACCCCGAACGCGCCGTCAAGCCCGAGTTCTGCCAGAGCTTTATTCAGGCTGCGCACAACTGCGTTATCGACGAAAAGGAACGCAATCCCAAAATTCGTTCGTCCTGCACTACCGTGGCGTGCGTAACGACCGACTACAACAACACGGTCATTTCGCACATAGGCGATACGCGCGTATACCTTTTCAAGAACAACAAGCTGCATTTCCAGACCAAGGATCACTCGCTGTCGCAGATCTCCGTCGAGATGGGCAGGATCCCGCTGCGCGATATTCGCTCGGATAAGGACCAAAACAAGCTTACCCGCGTACTCGGCAGTGACTACTATATTCCGCCCGATTGCGATATATATTCCTCGCCGCTCGCCGTGCACGACGCGTTCATACTCTGCACCGACGGGTTCTGGGAATATGTCTACGAGGAAGAAATGGAAGAGGACCTCGCGTCCTCGGCTACGCCCGACGAAGCGCTCGCCAAAATGGAGCGCAGACTGCTCTCGCGCGTAACCAAGTTCAACGACAACTACACGGCAATAATCGCAATGGTCATCGAGGACTGA